In one window of Methanosarcina vacuolata Z-761 DNA:
- a CDS encoding PKD domain-containing protein, giving the protein MLALAALIFLIFVISTASAATAQNNSPLITETQISTSGSAPAIYGDRIVWQDDRNGNWDIYMYDLSTKKETRITTNKSNQINPAIYGNRIVWDDDQNGKRDIYMYDLSTKKESKITTSGKTLRPRIYGNRIVWMDGRNGGSLDESNWADGNWDIYMYDLSTCTEYQITTNESTQEYPDIYRDKIVWEDNRNIDHHRFDIFMYDLSTKKETCIFKEEFQSHDPRIYGDRIVWMYEDGMGEYLINMYNISNPTEPGPSFEYIENFLPAVYGNRIVWTDGRNSWAGNDNYDIYMYDLSTSTETQITTDESYQGRPAIYGDRIVWEDGRNPGGIYMATLSYGPSLPVADFSASPTSGKTPLNVKFTDTSTGSPTSWYWNFGDGSKSYLQNPTHKYSKVGSYTVSLTVKNAKGSNKVTKTDYIIVITKPVAAFSASPTSGKAPLKVKFTDKSTGTPTKWKWSFGDGTISREKNPTHQYTQKGNYKITLTVSNAAGSNTITKTNFIKVTTDTRPGIYSENK; this is encoded by the coding sequence ATGTTAGCATTAGCAGCTTTGATTTTTCTAATTTTCGTTATATCTACAGCATCGGCAGCAACCGCACAAAATAATTCACCACTGATCACTGAAACCCAGATCAGTACCAGCGGATCAGCACCTGCTATCTACGGGGATAGGATAGTCTGGCAGGATGACCGCAATGGAAACTGGGATATCTACATGTATGATCTTTCCACTAAAAAGGAAACCCGTATTACCACCAATAAATCAAATCAGATCAACCCCGCTATTTACGGAAACAGAATCGTCTGGGATGATGATCAAAATGGAAAACGGGATATCTACATGTACGATCTCTCCACTAAAAAGGAAAGTAAGATTACAACCAGTGGAAAAACATTGAGGCCCAGAATCTATGGCAACAGGATTGTTTGGATGGATGGCCGCAATGGAGGAAGCCTGGACGAAAGTAACTGGGCTGATGGAAACTGGGATATCTACATGTACGATCTTTCTACCTGCACCGAATACCAGATAACAACTAATGAATCAACACAGGAATATCCCGATATATACAGAGATAAAATTGTGTGGGAAGACAATCGCAATATAGATCATCATAGATTCGATATTTTCATGTACGATCTTTCCACTAAAAAGGAAACTTGCATTTTTAAAGAGGAATTCCAGAGTCATGATCCCAGGATTTACGGGGACAGGATCGTATGGATGTATGAAGATGGAATGGGAGAATACCTTATTAATATGTATAATATCTCCAATCCCACCGAACCAGGTCCCTCTTTCGAGTATATCGAAAATTTCTTACCTGCAGTCTATGGTAACAGGATAGTGTGGACTGATGGTCGTAACTCCTGGGCAGGAAATGATAACTATGATATTTACATGTATGACCTCTCTACTTCTACGGAAACCCAGATAACTACTGATGAATCATATCAGGGCAGGCCTGCCATCTACGGGGACAGAATAGTGTGGGAGGACGGTCGCAATCCAGGAGGTATTTACATGGCTACTCTCAGTTATGGCCCAAGCCTTCCAGTTGCTGATTTTTCTGCCTCTCCTACTTCAGGAAAAACACCATTAAACGTTAAATTTACTGACACAAGCACTGGATCCCCAACTTCCTGGTACTGGAACTTTGGAGATGGGTCAAAGTCATACCTCCAGAATCCCACGCATAAGTATTCCAAAGTAGGGAGTTATACTGTTAGCTTAACAGTAAAGAATGCTAAAGGCAGTAACAAGGTAACAAAAACAGATTATATAATAGTGATAACAAAACCTGTTGCTGCATTCTCTGCATCTCCTACCTCCGGAAAAGCACCATTAAAAGTTAAATTTACTGACAAGAGTACAGGAACACCAACTAAATGGAAATGGAGTTTTGGAGATGGAACAATTTCAAGAGAAAAGAATCCAACACATCAGTATACACAGAAAGGAAACTATAAGATTACGCTTACAGTAAGCAATGCCGCAGGCAGCAATACTATAACGAAGACAAATTTCATAAAAGTGACAACAGATACAAGACCTGGTATATATTCTGAAAACAAATAA
- a CDS encoding glycoside hydrolase family 130 protein has protein sequence MTWKDHGELFIRSRKNPILTVEDWPYRANSVFNPAAAIIDGKILLLVRVEDHRGFSHFTVARSENGIDGWEIDSEPTFFPDPANYPEEIYGIEDPRITYIDEMGKWAIVYVAFSDSGPLPALAFTEDFRNFDRAGPLMPPDNKDAAVFPVRFNGKWAILHRPAPTTHTLKANIWISFSYDMKSWEKPEVLLYAREGGWWDAYKIGLCPQPLRTPEGWLIMYHGVRQTTSKISYRLGLALLDLEDPTKVLRRSEGWIFGPREPYERSGDVNDVVFPCGWVVVNDELRIYYGAADTSVSVASAKFSDIMEYICGCPGKQCPEEYCRRFEENRGKTVDLRRG, from the coding sequence ATGACCTGGAAAGACCATGGGGAGCTATTTATACGGTCTAGAAAAAATCCAATACTTACGGTTGAAGACTGGCCTTATAGAGCCAATTCAGTATTTAACCCAGCAGCTGCCATAATCGATGGTAAAATTCTGTTGCTGGTCAGGGTTGAGGACCACAGGGGTTTTTCTCATTTTACAGTTGCAAGGAGTGAAAACGGAATTGATGGCTGGGAAATTGACAGTGAGCCAACCTTTTTTCCGGACCCCGCAAATTATCCTGAAGAGATATATGGCATTGAAGACCCGCGCATAACTTACATCGATGAGATGGGAAAGTGGGCTATAGTATATGTGGCTTTTTCGGATAGTGGCCCTTTGCCAGCTCTTGCCTTTACCGAGGATTTTCGTAACTTTGACCGAGCAGGACCGTTGATGCCTCCAGATAATAAAGACGCTGCCGTTTTTCCTGTAAGGTTTAACGGCAAATGGGCTATATTACACAGGCCTGCGCCTACTACTCACACTTTGAAGGCTAATATCTGGATCTCCTTTTCGTATGATATGAAATCCTGGGAAAAACCCGAAGTTCTTCTATATGCCAGAGAAGGTGGATGGTGGGATGCTTATAAAATCGGTTTATGCCCGCAGCCGCTCCGTACACCTGAAGGCTGGCTAATTATGTACCATGGAGTACGCCAGACGACCTCCAAAATTAGTTACAGGCTCGGGCTGGCTCTTCTTGACCTTGAAGATCCCACAAAAGTGCTCCGCAGGTCGGAAGGCTGGATTTTCGGGCCTCGTGAGCCATACGAACGCAGTGGAGATGTCAATGACGTTGTTTTTCCCTGTGGATGGGTCGTAGTAAACGATGAACTCCGCATTTATTACGGAGCTGCCGATACCTCGGTATCAGTTGCCAGCGCAAAATTTAGCGATATTATGGAGTATATCTGCGGATGCCCTGGAAAACAGTGCCCTGAAGAATACTGCAGGCGGTTTGAAGAAAATAGGGGAAAGACTGTTGATCTGAGAAGAGGATAA
- a CDS encoding amylo-alpha-1,6-glucosidase, giving the protein MSGIRLGADCLSTYEEGIKREWIIGNGLGGYASSTVIGAGTRTYHGLLVAAPENSPGRFVLLSSLDEEISTDEELYKLAVHKFTDTVSPTGFNCLSEYVQNPFPLWVYQPGDFTVKKKVFMVHNSNTTCILYDIESITEEALLKIFPLINSRDFHYTARSGYLSFSQKAYPEGVDLESSNGFTFSLSSNLEYHSDPRWYYNLEYDAEKQRGLNYQEDNFSPGYFEGKLKPGTSRFFIIASTDDIPPLNLRKVDELYKRAVNRQNLLILNSRLTDPFALKLLRATDTFTVKNPFSGENTIIAGYHWYSDWGRDTMISLTGLYLIPYRHEEARSVLMNFAKYCRKGLIPNTFPSFGGEPVYNTVDASLWFIHAVSRYFAYTGNFLFLADIWDTIEAIIDNYRKGTNFGICMDSDHLIQQGPQLTWMDAKIGERAVTPRAGKACEINALWYNALKIASSLGTILGKEVFLYEMLADGVASNFESTFWNPETNCLFDLVCQDEAGNEVKDPAIRPNQIFAVALPNTMLPPDKEKAIVDRVEKDLLTPFGLRSLSSDHPLYKGQYHGDAFTRDTAYHNGTAWPWLLGAYVRAYRKVNNYSKKSLEDMRALLEGFDTHFETAGFGTISEVFNGDYPHSPGGCIAQAWSVAEIFRAYVEDVLEVRPLLSTISPVVLSTISQEMDMMSFSSMKINEKTT; this is encoded by the coding sequence ATGAGTGGGATCAGGCTTGGGGCAGATTGTCTTTCAACATACGAAGAAGGAATAAAAAGAGAGTGGATTATAGGAAACGGACTTGGAGGATATGCTTCCTCTACTGTTATCGGGGCAGGGACCAGGACTTACCACGGGCTGCTTGTGGCTGCTCCAGAGAACTCACCAGGAAGGTTTGTACTGCTTTCTTCTCTTGATGAGGAAATCTCTACTGATGAAGAACTTTATAAACTTGCCGTCCATAAATTTACAGATACTGTTTCTCCCACGGGCTTCAATTGCCTTTCCGAATACGTTCAGAACCCATTTCCTCTCTGGGTTTACCAGCCTGGCGATTTTACCGTGAAGAAAAAAGTCTTCATGGTCCATAACAGTAACACGACCTGTATTCTCTATGATATCGAATCCATAACAGAAGAAGCTTTACTGAAAATATTTCCGTTGATAAACTCAAGAGACTTCCATTACACTGCTCGCTCAGGATACCTTTCTTTTTCTCAGAAAGCTTATCCAGAGGGAGTAGATCTGGAGAGTTCTAATGGTTTTACCTTCTCTCTTTCATCCAACCTTGAATATCATTCTGATCCCAGGTGGTACTATAACCTGGAGTATGATGCTGAAAAGCAAAGAGGGCTTAACTATCAGGAAGATAATTTCAGTCCTGGCTATTTCGAAGGCAAACTCAAACCTGGAACTTCTCGTTTCTTTATCATTGCTTCAACAGACGACATTCCTCCTCTTAACCTCAGGAAAGTTGATGAACTCTATAAAAGGGCAGTAAACCGACAGAACCTCCTTATTCTCAATTCCAGGCTTACAGATCCCTTTGCTCTTAAACTTCTCAGGGCGACGGACACTTTTACAGTGAAGAATCCTTTTTCAGGTGAAAATACTATAATTGCAGGATATCACTGGTACTCTGACTGGGGAAGGGATACCATGATCTCTCTGACTGGCCTGTATCTAATTCCTTATCGTCATGAAGAGGCCAGGTCCGTTCTCATGAATTTTGCTAAATATTGCAGGAAAGGCTTAATTCCCAACACTTTTCCGTCTTTTGGAGGAGAGCCAGTATATAATACGGTAGACGCTTCTCTCTGGTTTATCCATGCTGTTAGCCGCTATTTTGCATATACGGGCAACTTTCTTTTCCTCGCAGATATCTGGGACACTATAGAGGCTATTATAGATAACTACCGTAAAGGTACGAACTTTGGAATCTGCATGGATTCTGATCATCTTATTCAACAGGGGCCTCAATTAACCTGGATGGACGCTAAAATTGGAGAGCGGGCAGTAACTCCAAGAGCAGGTAAAGCCTGTGAAATCAATGCCCTCTGGTACAACGCCTTGAAAATTGCTTCCAGCCTGGGTACTATTCTTGGAAAAGAGGTCTTTTTATATGAGATGCTTGCAGATGGTGTTGCCTCAAATTTTGAAAGCACTTTCTGGAACCCGGAAACTAACTGTCTCTTTGACCTTGTATGTCAGGATGAAGCCGGAAACGAGGTTAAAGACCCTGCAATTCGCCCCAATCAAATCTTCGCAGTAGCTCTTCCTAATACCATGCTCCCCCCTGATAAAGAAAAAGCGATTGTGGACAGAGTTGAAAAAGACCTTTTGACGCCTTTTGGGCTTAGAAGTCTTTCGAGTGATCATCCTTTATACAAAGGACAGTATCACGGGGATGCATTCACCCGAGATACAGCTTATCATAACGGGACAGCCTGGCCCTGGCTCCTTGGCGCTTATGTGAGAGCTTACCGGAAAGTTAACAATTATTCCAAAAAGAGTCTTGAAGATATGAGGGCTCTCCTTGAGGGCTTTGACACGCATTTCGAAACCGCAGGCTTTGGTACCATTTCCGAAGTTTTTAATGGTGATTATCCTCATTCTCCAGGCGGGTGCATAGCTCAGGCCTGGAGCGTTGCAGAAATTTTTAGAGCATATGTAGAGGATGTGCTTGAGGTCAGGCCACTTTTAAGCACAATATCCCCGGTAGTCTTAAGCACAATATCCCAGGAAATGGATATGATGAGCTTCTCATCTATGAAGATAAATGAGAAAACAACATAA
- a CDS encoding iron-containing alcohol dehydrogenase, whose amino-acid sequence MTENRTYIYLNPKVALMGAGCVKEIGKHAKDLGATKALIVSGKSKHGEQLAQNIYKILKDSGLEGTIFPGADPNPTDTSVMEGADIYRKENCNIIIAVGGGSPMDCAKAIGIVVYNGGLINDYEGVGKVTKGTPPLITVNTTAGTASEMTSFTIITDTKRHIKMAIVDPRITPDIAVNDPELMVSMPPALTAATGMDALTHAVEAYVSTMATPTTDAAAIKSIELISKYLREAVAHGEDVGIRDMMAHAEYLAGIAFNNASLGYVHSMAHQLGGLYNFPHGVCNAILLPYVEAYNKKVVPERFADIARAMGEKVEGLSYEEAADRAIEAIRKLALDIGIPSGLKELGAKEEDLEILAEHAMQDVCRLTNPRELSKEDIIEIYRKAM is encoded by the coding sequence ATGACCGAAAACAGGACATATATCTATCTAAACCCAAAAGTAGCCCTGATGGGGGCTGGCTGCGTAAAAGAGATCGGCAAGCATGCAAAAGACCTTGGAGCTACAAAAGCCCTTATAGTTTCCGGCAAAAGCAAGCATGGAGAGCAGCTTGCACAGAACATCTACAAAATTCTTAAAGATTCAGGTCTGGAAGGCACCATCTTTCCAGGAGCAGACCCAAATCCGACCGATACTTCAGTTATGGAAGGAGCGGATATTTACAGAAAAGAGAACTGCAACATAATAATTGCTGTCGGAGGAGGAAGCCCTATGGACTGCGCAAAGGCAATTGGAATTGTAGTATATAACGGTGGATTGATCAATGACTATGAAGGCGTAGGAAAAGTTACAAAAGGAACTCCTCCACTTATCACAGTAAATACGACTGCTGGCACTGCGAGTGAGATGACAAGTTTCACAATTATTACGGATACGAAGCGGCATATCAAAATGGCAATCGTCGACCCGCGCATTACTCCTGATATTGCAGTTAACGACCCTGAACTCATGGTAAGCATGCCGCCTGCACTTACGGCTGCAACCGGTATGGACGCTTTAACCCATGCAGTTGAAGCTTATGTTTCTACCATGGCAACGCCTACAACAGATGCAGCTGCTATTAAATCCATAGAACTTATCTCAAAATATTTACGTGAAGCCGTTGCCCACGGAGAAGACGTGGGGATCAGGGATATGATGGCACATGCCGAATACCTCGCAGGTATCGCTTTTAACAATGCAAGCCTTGGTTATGTACATTCTATGGCGCACCAGCTAGGGGGGCTTTATAACTTTCCTCATGGGGTTTGCAACGCGATTCTTCTTCCGTATGTGGAAGCATACAACAAGAAGGTCGTTCCGGAACGTTTTGCCGATATTGCTCGGGCAATGGGAGAAAAAGTGGAGGGATTAAGCTATGAAGAAGCTGCAGACCGAGCTATAGAAGCCATCAGGAAACTTGCATTGGATATAGGAATTCCTTCTGGCTTAAAAGAACTTGGCGCAAAGGAAGAAGATCTCGAAATCCTGGCTGAACATGCAATGCAGGATGTCTGCCGCCTGACAAACCCCAGAGAACTTTCAAAGGAAGATATTATCGAAATATACAGAAAGGCCATGTGA
- a CDS encoding LURP-one-related/scramblase family protein → MKLFGGHEGHDEEKKHIYRMHEKLVSIGDDYWIENEEGKREFYVDGKAFRLRNTLILKDSQGRDLYKIQERLLKIRDTMDITRVDDGLAATIKKSFINILRDSWTVEISDGPEMKLKGDILDHEYRIDVEGERIAEISKKWFHIRDTYGVEIEPGQDNAFILAITAALDQMAHED, encoded by the coding sequence ATGAAACTATTTGGCGGCCATGAAGGCCATGACGAAGAAAAAAAGCACATATACAGAATGCACGAAAAACTTGTTTCCATTGGAGATGATTACTGGATCGAGAATGAAGAAGGAAAACGAGAATTTTATGTTGACGGTAAGGCATTTCGTCTCCGAAACACTCTGATTTTAAAGGATTCACAGGGAAGAGATCTTTACAAAATTCAGGAGAGGTTACTAAAAATAAGGGATACAATGGATATAACGCGAGTAGATGACGGCCTGGCTGCAACAATTAAAAAATCGTTCATTAATATTTTGAGGGACAGCTGGACTGTTGAAATTTCGGATGGGCCGGAGATGAAATTAAAAGGCGATATTCTTGATCATGAGTATCGAATTGATGTTGAAGGAGAGAGAATTGCAGAAATCTCGAAAAAATGGTTCCACATCCGGGATACCTATGGAGTGGAAATCGAACCTGGACAGGACAATGCATTCATTCTGGCGATTACAGCTGCACTCGATCAAATGGCACATGAGGACTGA
- a CDS encoding AI-2E family transporter, with protein MTAKEYRGDENINSNDHSVPAKILLYSTAAVILTIGMREIASILTVVFFSVFTALIFTPLVRWLKQRGIPGTLSVILVILLFTLIILVLGVIVVEAALQFGNQIPSYQAQLTELANNLTKYIPSYEEFSIQSILRSIVSITISLMANTVNGIVNAGATVGIIIVTAAFLLIDAANTSEKVDSEIGKQSELRLRISKFSKKLVKFIVIRAEINLITGITIALLLFIGGIDYAILWGVLIFLLSYIPYIGLVIASVPPIMLALFKYGPLGALAVILIIVAVDALAENVLFPSLMGKGLQLSPAFLFLALLYWNFVFGLAGVLLSIPLTIVLKIILESFEETKWLARLMGPIEETEES; from the coding sequence ATGACTGCGAAAGAATATAGGGGGGATGAAAATATAAATTCAAATGATCACTCAGTACCCGCTAAAATTTTACTTTACAGCACCGCTGCCGTTATTTTGACAATAGGGATGCGGGAAATTGCATCAATACTTACAGTAGTCTTTTTCTCTGTGTTTACTGCACTGATCTTTACTCCACTTGTCCGCTGGCTAAAACAACGAGGGATTCCAGGTACACTGAGTGTTATTCTGGTAATCTTACTATTTACTTTAATTATCCTGGTTCTTGGGGTAATAGTTGTTGAAGCAGCATTGCAGTTTGGAAATCAGATCCCGAGTTATCAAGCTCAGTTGACTGAATTGGCGAATAACCTTACAAAATATATCCCTTCATATGAAGAATTTTCCATACAGTCGATTCTCCGTAGTATCGTGTCGATAACAATTTCTCTCATGGCAAATACCGTTAACGGAATTGTGAATGCTGGAGCAACAGTCGGAATTATTATTGTTACAGCAGCATTTCTGCTAATTGATGCCGCCAATACTTCTGAAAAAGTAGACTCGGAAATTGGAAAGCAGTCCGAACTCCGCTTGAGGATAAGTAAATTTAGCAAGAAGCTGGTAAAATTCATTGTCATAAGAGCAGAAATAAACCTTATAACTGGTATTACAATTGCTCTCCTCCTCTTCATCGGAGGCATTGACTATGCTATTCTCTGGGGAGTCCTCATATTTCTGTTAAGTTATATTCCCTATATTGGTCTGGTTATTGCTTCTGTTCCTCCAATAATGCTTGCGCTTTTTAAGTATGGGCCTCTAGGTGCTCTTGCAGTCATTCTAATTATTGTTGCTGTGGACGCGCTTGCAGAAAATGTTCTTTTTCCATCACTTATGGGAAAAGGCCTGCAACTATCTCCTGCTTTCCTGTTTCTTGCTCTTCTCTACTGGAATTTCGTGTTTGGACTTGCAGGTGTGCTGCTTTCAATACCGCTTACAATAGTTTTGAAGATTATACTTGAAAGCTTTGAGGAAACAAAATGGCTGGCCAGATTGATGGGTCCGATTGAAGAAACTGAAGAAAGTTGA